In Hemibagrus wyckioides isolate EC202008001 linkage group LG16, SWU_Hwy_1.0, whole genome shotgun sequence, the sequence AGCCCGTTCCGGCTCGGCTTCAAGTGCTTCTGCCCAAGAGAAAACAAGAggctctctgttctgtctgcaGGTCGGGGAAAGAGTCGACACAGCTGATTAAGAACTGGCTCCATGAGCTGGGGCAACATGGATAGTATGCTCACTTGGAATAAATATACAGAGCTGGATGCGAGGGACTTGACAGCaacaaattttttaattatttgtgaCTGAACTGACAGTCGAGTGCAAAGATTTGTGTccaaagattttaaaaatgaaatcaatCCAGGGCTGCATCATCAGGAAAATATTACAACCCTCTCCATTCCCAGATCTCATCTGAGGAAGGAAGTGTATGACTTGCAGTTTGTACAAATATATCAGGAGGAACGTACGATAGAGTGTACGGAAATATTATAAAAGTGAGGATCTATAAGCTGTTTAGAATATATAGATAGAAGTTATTAAGGGCATAGATACTATTAGCAACTTCATCCATAATATTTATGGAATTCATAATTTCATTTTGTATTACTTGTAAGAATAAAGGAACATCAGTGAAACCTACCACCAAAAAATGTACTGCTGCTATAAAATAAACTAGCTTCATTTTAGTCTTTAGGGTGTGCAAACCTTTGCTCTGTCTCAACAGTCTCTCCAGTCCCCCTAAATACGTCCCCACGCAATTAGTCACACCTGAAGATCAAAGCTTACCAGTGGTCAACTTCAGCGTCATCAAACTGCCCTGAGACTCCAAGAGCACCAGAGTCAGTCTGTGCATCATCTGTGAGAGGAGAAATGTTTAGACGGAAAGTtcataaatacacttaataaaaaacTGATTTCTACCCAACCCTAGAAATATTGTGGTCTCGAAAAAGAATTTGGAACAAGCCACAGAGAACTTAAGAAGTCTTAGGTTGAGTCCTAAATGAAATCTTCTCCAGTGTGGCTTTGAGTACTTAACCACATGTTGCTAAGAGACTTCATAGAAGTCATGATCACCAAAAAAAAGCATATATTAATCATACAAGGATAAATGATAGGTTGCATATCAAAGTTAAGCTGAATCTATTTCAAAAGATTGAGGAATACAATGATTAATAAACATGAACTAAAGCCAACGGGTTGATAAAACTCCAAATATGGCCACCTTTTGTCTAAAAATAGTTCAGCAAGCCAAATGAGACCATTGGCTAATTTTAAAGTTGTAAAGACTACAGAATGTGTGTGCTATTATCTTAGCCTGGAAACCAAGTGTGTTTCTATGttgtaaaattgctttaaaccATCTCGTGCAGCTGCTGCATCCTCAGTCCTGACTCCAGCCATGCAGTGCTGTGGTGCTGAGGACTGACCCAGCATCCCTTCCAACCTCTCCAGTGTGGCCTGGCCTTCCATGGTCAGCTGAGACATGCCCTCCTCAAATGAGTAATACGTTGGCAGATCGATCTGGCCCTGCTCTATAGGCCAGATATTTATAAAAGATTAATACcaaaaaaaagatgtaaaatAGGTGTTCGTGCTGCAGTTGTTCAATCGGTCACTGCAAAATTCTTTTTACAAACAGCCTTACCAGCCTCCTCGACATCATACTCATCACCATCAAAATCGGAGTCTGAGTCATCTGGATCGGGATGCAATGCTTGGCATTCGGACATGGCCACAAATATCTTCTCCACTGCTCAGGAAAGATAGGGGCAATCAGAAAATATTGATAAAATGCATAATTCTGAAATGGGATGTGAAACACTTACAAGATCCTTTATCATTTGGAACAAAGCGGATCTCTGTAAACGCGCCTGTGGagacatcgtcatcatcatcctcctcctcctcctcctcctcctcgtcatcGTCGCTGCCATCTGCTTCCTCTTTGGCTTTCACCTCATCGTCCTTGGAATGTTCTTAAAACACAAACCACAGCAAGGTAGCACATGGGATCATCTAATGCTCTATAAAGATAATAAGCAAATGATCTGCAAAGGATTACAGCTTCTACTGCAGtgtaaaaatatttcagaagaCCAATCAGAACTCGGAAAAAATACCGTAGCAATTTAGTGACTCCAGGCTTCTGTAAGAGATCCTCTAATGTGGTCCATACAATTACATGTGTTTATACAAATTATTTAGCTGAAAACAGCTCAATAGTTCAGAGACTAGCTTCATGGTTAGAGAAATTAGATCAGAATGGGGTTTTCAAGGactaactgatttttttttttaaccctatCTTGTTTGATGAGCAAACtggcttgtttaaaaaaaaagttgattaTAAAAGCAATATTTAAGGATAACTTAATGATTAGAAAATAACTATTTTCAACATTCAGTAATCTTAGTTGTTTATCCAAGCATTTCTATGCACATAATTTTATAACTGGACTTCATATGGAACTgcttttctgcttctttttttttgaatcACATAAAAAGAAAAGCAACGCTTAGAACCGTACTGCTTTTGAGGTTGGCATGCACAGCCAAGCCATTTGTAGCCAAGGCAGAGCCTACAGATTCTTTTCAGACACATGCTGTCACAAAAGAGCACAAGAGAGGCATTAGCGCATGAAGCACAGTTTTCCCAGGAAACAGCTGGCTTTGTCTGTTAGACCACCAGAAAGACTTGCAAAAGACTACCAGATTAAAAAGTTAAGCATGGGGTATGAAGGCTGCTTTCAACAAGACCACACTGTACCTTGTCTGCGTACACacttctgaaataaatgtaaaacctGTGATTATGCTAGTGCACTCTTATGGCTAATTAAACGTTGGGATAGATATTTCAAAGTCAAATGTCATGTTATAAGCCACAATGGGAAAAAAATACTgctctttcatttttataaacacCTAACAGAGTTTAAAAGGTTGTCAGTCCACCCAATGTAAGCTGTTAGCCCTTTCTTCAGCGTTTATATTTCTCTTGACTTTCTACTCCTGACACACTTGAACCAGGTGTTAAAACCATCTCTGACTCAGCTGTGTTTGGTGCTGGAACAGAATGGCCCACTTTCCAGTCTTTATCTTCATTCAATCTGCATTCATACCTTGATGTTTAGAGTTGACCTGCACATACAGATGCTCTGCAGGATATGCACTCAAGTCACGGGAGATGGCATGAAGGCTGATAGAAGGATAATCTAAAGAAAATCCTACTCCAGACCCATCGACCCAAGATACACGACTGTcatgggaaaagaaaaatatcacaTTAAATTTAGAACTGGCAACATTTGGAGCCACAACCATTTTTCCATGTAGTGATACATGGCAGAGTCGCGTTAAGGAAATAATAACAATTTGAAAAGACATGCAAGACTCATTCGTCTCTACTGGGCACTCATGGAAAAAATGTTTCACAGATTTTGGGTGGATAAGGGTTATTTCAAAAGGGGTAAACCATCTGCTGGTTCCACATGGCACCTTTAAaactgtctatatatatatatatatatatatatatatatatatatatatatatatatatatatatatatatatatatatatattagtgtgtgtgtattaaaatctaaaatataactCTAGTACAATCTGAACAGCTTTTTAAGGGCATGAAAAGCAGCATAAAGCAGATCACTTctattagacaaaaaaaaatccagccgTTTTGTTACTCGTGAAAAGTTTtgcagatgattttttttacagtgtaaatCAATCTGCAACTCTAATGTAACTCCTATGTAGCAGAAGAAGCTGAACAGGTTTGAAGCACAATTGCACGTCTCGTTtctaatattttgtaatatttctaCTGGCATCTCTGCCGGTTGGGTTCATATTTACCTTTCTGCAACGCAAAGAGTTCCTGACCCAAGTCTCTTCCCGTCCAACACGGCGGTAATGTCCACTTCCTCAAGCCTCACTCCTTCTCTTGGAGGAGAAACATTTTGCAACACGACCATTCTTCCAAACACTGGACTTCTTTCTACCTTTAAGTCGCTATACAAAACGGCAGTCTGTGCGATTCCAGCAGCCTAAATGAGGCTTTAGATTTGTTTAACCATGGTTGATCTGAGTAAAACAGACGCCGGTGTTTGACACGAtgcttcctctctttctctctgctcctctgtcTAGACTCGTGTGTTTGGACCTATACACTACTGGTGGCGTGGTTTAGGGGCGGGATCTGAATAAATGGGCTACTTAGATTTATCTTCAAAGAAGCCTCCATtagattatatattttaatctaATTTAGCGAATATGAAATGGGACTTTTAGAGACaatccttccttttctttcactACTAAAGAAAATCCTAAGATATTTCCCGGAAGCCATAGAGCTCACCTGGAAGTCTTACAGGTGACCGAAATGCAGTTAATAAAGACCTCGTGCTCAATTTTGATTTTATCCTCCCTGTTTTAATTCACACGCATTTTCAGATGAATTAACAATTTTTTAGTAAACCGGTTTGTCTTTTAACTTCCACATTTCCAGAAACTCCGCCCCCTAATCTCAGGAACCCAACTGGACCAAAAGCGCAGTCTGGACATGAATCAtcgtgtgatatgaacaatactgtaaggaaggaagaaaataattccgggtgtgctgttatagaaaaataatcaacgatcCATTGGTGTGATTTGGCCCAAAGCACATCCCGAACTGTTTTACTCCACCCATACCACagcataatatttttttgttgtgttaaagattgacatttttttattttagtgttagTCAAATTACACTTACCTTAATATAGCTACAAACGGTGGCAAcgtttatttgtaaaaaataaaaaagttaattatcattgtctatacctgcccatcgcagggccacacatagacagacaaccacacacactcactcctatgggcaatttagaattaccaatcaacctgctgtacatgtttttggaccgtgggaggaaaccggagtacccggagaaAACCCACGCagacatgcaaactccacatagaAAGGcccctgttcgaacccgggactcgaacccagcaccttcttgttgtgagacaccagtgctaaccactaagccaccgtgctgcacGAATaagttcattaattaattaaaaaaaaaaaaaaaatccattttctgaaccacTGTTCATAAGGCAGGGGACACTCAGGATGCAACGCAAACctattgcagggcacacacactacagttaatttaaagatgccaatcagcttaacacacgtctttggactggaggaggaaataGAAGTACTctgaggaaacccccaaagcatggAAAGAACTCTGGTGGCAGGAATGAAGCCtacaaccctggaggtgtgaggcaaacatgtcACCGTACCCCCACACCTTTCAATAGAGTTAGGAAAAATTGCAGCTTGTCGCCttaaaaaaagcagaaagcaTAAATATCCCCTGTCTTGAACACTTTCCCTTTTTGGCTTGAAAACTTACTGGGTGTTACAAAGTGCTAAGATT encodes:
- the LOC131367231 gene encoding methylosome subunit pICln-like isoform X2, whose product is MVVLQNVSPPREGVRLEEVDITAVLDGKRLGSGTLCVAESRVSWVDGSGVGFSLDYPSISLHAISRDLSAYPAEHLYVQVNSKHQEHSKDDEVKAKEEADGSDDDEEEEEEEEDDDDDVSTGAFTEIRFVPNDKGSLEKIFVAMSECQALHPDPDDSDSDFDGDEYDVEEAEQGQIDLPTYYSFEEGMSQLTMEGQATLERLEGMLGQSSAPQHCMAGVRTEDAAAARDDDAQTDSGALGVSGQFDDAEVDH
- the LOC131367231 gene encoding methylosome subunit pICln-like isoform X1, with the protein product MVVLQNVSPPREGVRLEEVDITAVLDGKRLGSGTLCVAESRVSWVDGSGVGFSLDYPSISLHAISRDLSAYPAEHLYVQVNSKHQEHSKDDEVKAKEEADGSDDDEEEEEEEEDDDDDVSTGAFTEIRFVPNDKGSLEKIFVAMSECQALHPDPDDSDSDFDGDEYDVEEAEQGQIDLPTYYSFEEGMSQLTMEGQATLERLEGMLGQSSAPQHCMAGVRTEDAAAARDDDAQTDSGALGVSGQFDDAEVDHW